A DNA window from Amycolatopsis sp. DSM 110486 contains the following coding sequences:
- a CDS encoding non-ribosomal peptide synthetase, translated as MRSSSGADEFEPALVGEGAPGAEWQSIALATRLPCGVPGERAWLGAWAIALGATLGRTEVCFGAGEDTVFAHLDPDRTVAELLTGLDHRSGHRKGRYDTAFGESGDKDVVVVVDRGVLRHRTDAARARSLAVRLELALAAVVTTPGARLRELDLLTRQEREDALVGWQGEVVELPATTLPDLITETVRRVPAATALRFEGASVTYAELAARANRLAHHLSALGAGPRSVVAVAVPRSVELVVALLAVHKLAAAYLPLDRDHPRERLATVLEEARPAVVLTTGPEADLPDGHPVLALDDPAVVAALEAEPETPPSIRVAGDDPAYVIYTSGSTGRPKGVVVTHAAIVNRLLWMQSRYPLTESDRVVQKTPITFDVSVPELFGPLIAGAVLVLARPGGHRDPAYLAGLFTGEGVTCAHFVPSMLQVFLQDPAAARCASLRRISCSGEALSPQTRDRCLALLDVQLLNLYGPTEAAVEVTYWDCGGDEPGAPVPIGLPVWNTRLYVLDAVSRPVPVGVPGELYLAGAQLAIGYLNRPDLTEERFGSDPFGPPGSRMYRTGDVVRRRADGVVEYLGRADDQVKIRGFRVELGEVESVVRRAPGVVHAAVVVRPDRFGEPRIVAYPVSAGGVLDVAALRAFVAGVVPDYMVPAAFVRLDELPVTANGKLDRKRLPEPAAVATGAGGSARTEREAQLCRLFSDVLELPGIGVGDDFFALGGQSLLAVRLLSRIRTVLGADLDLATVFDAPTPAELARALDAAAPRPERRALRPASRPERVPLSAAQRGMWLLNRLEGPSATYNIPLSLTLRGPLDVTALGAALRELVTRHEILRTGYREIDGAPVQVVREPRIPLDVVRAEPAGLADRVRVEARRPFDLTRDPVVRATLFAVTEEHHVLLLVVHHIAGDGWSIRPIADDLAAAYLSEVDGVPASRPPLPIQYADYARWQAETLEPVLAEQLSYWERRLAGAPAELALPADRPRPAGGESSAHRAGLVEFTVDATVTGRLRELATRHRVTLFMVLHAGLAALLTRLGAGEDLPIGSVVAGRPDEALEELVGFFVNTLVLRTDTSGNPGFGELLDRVREADLAAFRYQDAPFDLVVERLNPPRPPGRHPLFQTMLVLQNTATAGFGAGALTGEVEELPVGEAKFDLCVTFTEHPTGLAAVLEYATDLFDEETADLLATALRDVLAELATAPDTRVGELAVPEELVGRGTPPVAEPAGTAAVVTGPPRTAQEELLLAAFRDLLGRPDIDLGGNFFEFGGYSLLAVRLVSRVRAVLGVDLTVRQLFETPTVAGLAGYLRGASGPSRPALTRQPAEPDQIPLSHAQQRLWFLNHVSGPTGTYNVPWAFRARGPLDLAALRAAVRDVVTRHEPLRTVFPDVAGVPAQRLLDPGEVTVAVVDGDADLVFRQHAGRGFDLAVDAPLRVTVIVVAPDEHVVLFVMHHIAVDGWSLNVLARDFATAYRARLGGNAPGWSELPVRYVDYTAWQDRLDTTEGLAYWRRALAGSPDTIALPTSGDRPDAPAGEVRLALGTGAHAGLQELARAHGVTLFMVLQAAVAVVLTRTGSGTDLPIGTAVAGRADDALADLVGFFVNTLVLRVDTSGEPSFAGLLERVREVDLAAYVHEDLPFDRLVEALNPHRSGTNQALFQVSVVLNEGDPLPPRLPGLVVTPGPEAGPTAKFDLAFTFTERDGLAGLVEYSTGRFDAATVTVLAECVSAVLEAVLRAPDVPIGEIDLPRLPARAAGPVTRQRTAGPEVIADPEVTEALRRLFADVLERADVDPHDNFFELGGYSLTAARLVGTIRRSLGTDVAVRTLFEAPTPVALAARLGADRRTERASSLEPVFALRATGSGTPLFCVAPAAGIGWVYSGLLGWLGAGNPVFALQSRALGEPAALGESAEEIVAGHLARIRAVRPHGPYALLGWSFGGAVAHRLAARLQAEGEVVELVSIMDGYPARTGRPRDPQDPELIGELLASLGLDEGLPGQDFVKIVSHEDSPLAGLPEDVARRLPAVFAGNVAVAGLPDDAPVYTGPVLFFLATEGRDETFPEPADWAPYVAGEFEVCEVPVAHGELTSPAALAVVGPELARRLR; from the coding sequence GTGCGTAGCTCATCCGGTGCCGACGAGTTCGAGCCCGCTCTAGTCGGCGAAGGCGCCCCGGGCGCCGAATGGCAGTCGATCGCGCTGGCCACCCGGCTCCCGTGTGGGGTGCCGGGCGAAAGAGCGTGGCTGGGCGCTTGGGCGATCGCACTGGGCGCCACCCTGGGCCGCACCGAGGTCTGCTTCGGCGCAGGCGAGGACACCGTGTTCGCCCACCTCGATCCCGACCGCACGGTGGCCGAGCTGCTCACCGGTCTGGACCACCGCAGTGGACACAGGAAAGGGCGCTACGACACGGCTTTCGGGGAGAGCGGCGACAAGGACGTGGTCGTGGTCGTCGACCGGGGTGTGCTGCGCCACCGCACGGACGCCGCCCGGGCCCGGTCGCTGGCCGTGCGTCTCGAACTCGCACTGGCGGCCGTCGTCACCACCCCCGGCGCCCGCCTGCGGGAGCTCGACCTGCTCACCCGGCAGGAACGCGAAGATGCGCTCGTGGGCTGGCAGGGCGAGGTCGTCGAGCTGCCGGCCACGACGCTGCCGGACCTGATCACCGAGACCGTCCGGCGTGTGCCCGCCGCGACCGCGCTGCGTTTCGAGGGTGCCTCGGTCACCTACGCCGAGCTGGCGGCGCGCGCCAACCGGCTGGCTCACCACCTGAGCGCGCTCGGGGCCGGGCCGCGAAGCGTGGTGGCGGTGGCCGTCCCGCGGTCGGTGGAGCTGGTCGTCGCCCTGCTGGCGGTGCACAAACTGGCCGCCGCCTACCTGCCGCTCGACCGCGACCACCCGCGCGAGCGGCTGGCGACGGTGCTCGAGGAGGCGCGGCCCGCAGTGGTCCTGACCACCGGCCCGGAGGCCGATCTGCCGGACGGTCACCCGGTGCTGGCGCTGGACGACCCCGCCGTGGTGGCTGCGCTCGAGGCCGAACCTGAGACACCTCCGTCGATCCGCGTGGCCGGGGACGACCCGGCCTACGTCATCTACACCTCCGGGTCGACCGGGCGGCCCAAGGGTGTCGTGGTCACCCACGCGGCGATCGTGAACCGGTTGCTGTGGATGCAGTCGCGCTACCCGCTCACCGAGTCGGACCGGGTCGTGCAGAAGACCCCGATCACCTTCGACGTGTCGGTGCCGGAACTGTTCGGCCCGCTGATCGCCGGCGCGGTGCTCGTGCTCGCGCGCCCGGGCGGGCACCGGGATCCGGCCTACCTCGCCGGGCTTTTCACCGGTGAAGGTGTGACGTGCGCACATTTCGTGCCGTCGATGCTCCAGGTCTTCCTGCAGGACCCGGCAGCCGCGCGCTGCGCCTCGCTGCGCCGGATCTCCTGCAGCGGCGAAGCGCTGTCTCCGCAGACCCGGGACCGGTGCCTGGCGCTGCTCGACGTGCAATTGCTGAACCTTTACGGGCCGACGGAGGCCGCGGTCGAGGTGACCTACTGGGACTGCGGCGGCGACGAGCCCGGCGCACCGGTGCCGATCGGGCTGCCGGTCTGGAACACGAGGCTGTACGTGCTGGACGCGGTGTCCCGGCCCGTCCCGGTGGGAGTTCCCGGCGAGCTGTACCTCGCGGGCGCCCAGCTCGCCATCGGGTACCTCAACCGTCCGGACCTGACCGAGGAACGGTTCGGCTCCGATCCGTTCGGTCCGCCGGGCAGCCGCATGTACCGGACCGGTGACGTGGTCCGCCGGCGCGCCGACGGAGTGGTCGAGTACCTCGGGAGGGCCGACGACCAGGTGAAGATCCGCGGCTTCCGCGTGGAGCTCGGCGAGGTCGAGTCCGTGGTGCGGCGGGCGCCGGGGGTGGTTCACGCCGCCGTCGTCGTGCGCCCGGACCGGTTCGGTGAGCCGCGGATCGTGGCCTACCCGGTGTCCGCCGGTGGTGTCCTCGACGTGGCGGCGCTGCGCGCGTTCGTCGCGGGCGTGGTGCCCGACTACATGGTGCCCGCTGCGTTCGTCCGGCTCGACGAATTGCCGGTGACCGCCAACGGCAAGCTGGACCGCAAGCGGCTGCCCGAACCGGCCGCCGTGGCGACGGGCGCCGGCGGCAGTGCGCGGACCGAACGCGAGGCACAGCTGTGCCGGCTGTTCTCCGACGTGCTCGAACTGCCGGGGATCGGTGTGGGGGACGACTTTTTCGCGCTCGGCGGGCAGTCCCTGCTTGCCGTGCGGCTGCTGAGCCGGATCCGGACCGTGCTGGGCGCCGACCTCGACCTGGCCACGGTGTTCGACGCGCCGACCCCGGCGGAGCTCGCACGTGCCCTCGATGCCGCGGCCCCCCGGCCGGAGCGCCGTGCGTTGCGGCCGGCCTCCCGACCGGAGCGTGTTCCCCTTTCCGCGGCCCAGCGGGGGATGTGGTTGCTGAACCGGTTGGAGGGCCCCAGCGCCACCTACAACATCCCGCTGTCGTTGACCCTGCGCGGCCCGCTCGACGTGACGGCGCTCGGGGCGGCACTGCGGGAACTGGTGACCCGGCACGAGATCCTGCGCACCGGCTACCGCGAGATCGACGGCGCGCCGGTCCAGGTCGTGCGGGAGCCCCGGATTCCGCTCGACGTTGTGCGCGCCGAGCCGGCGGGGCTGGCCGACCGGGTGCGCGTCGAAGCGCGGCGGCCGTTCGACCTCACACGCGACCCGGTCGTCCGGGCGACCTTGTTCGCGGTCACCGAGGAGCACCACGTGCTGCTGCTCGTCGTGCACCACATCGCCGGCGACGGCTGGTCGATCCGCCCGATCGCCGACGATCTCGCCGCCGCGTACCTTTCCGAAGTGGACGGAGTACCCGCGTCGCGGCCACCGCTTCCGATTCAATACGCGGATTACGCGCGCTGGCAGGCGGAAACGCTCGAACCGGTGCTGGCGGAGCAGCTGTCCTATTGGGAACGCCGGCTTGCCGGAGCGCCGGCCGAACTCGCCTTGCCTGCCGACCGGCCGCGGCCGGCAGGCGGGGAGAGTTCGGCCCACCGGGCTGGCCTGGTCGAGTTCACCGTGGACGCCACCGTCACCGGCCGGCTGCGCGAGCTCGCAACCCGGCATCGGGTCACGCTGTTCATGGTCCTGCACGCGGGCCTCGCCGCGCTGCTCACCCGGCTCGGCGCGGGCGAAGACCTGCCGATCGGCTCGGTGGTCGCGGGCCGGCCGGACGAGGCGCTGGAGGAGCTGGTCGGCTTCTTCGTCAACACCCTCGTCCTGCGGACCGACACCAGCGGGAACCCGGGGTTCGGCGAGCTGCTCGACCGGGTCCGGGAGGCGGACCTGGCCGCGTTCCGATACCAGGACGCGCCGTTCGACCTCGTCGTCGAACGGCTCAACCCCCCTCGCCCGCCGGGCCGGCACCCGCTGTTCCAGACGATGCTCGTGCTCCAGAACACCGCGACGGCCGGGTTCGGCGCGGGCGCGCTGACCGGCGAGGTCGAGGAACTCCCGGTCGGCGAAGCGAAGTTCGACCTGTGCGTCACCTTCACCGAGCACCCGACCGGGCTGGCGGCGGTGCTCGAATACGCCACAGACCTGTTCGACGAGGAGACCGCGGACCTGCTCGCGACCGCCCTGCGGGACGTGCTGGCCGAGCTGGCCACCGCTCCGGACACTCGGGTCGGTGAACTGGCCGTGCCCGAGGAACTCGTCGGCCGCGGCACACCGCCGGTCGCGGAACCGGCCGGCACGGCGGCGGTCGTCACGGGACCGCCACGCACCGCGCAGGAGGAGCTCCTGCTGGCCGCGTTCCGGGACCTGCTCGGCCGGCCCGACATCGACCTGGGCGGCAACTTCTTCGAGTTCGGCGGGTACTCGCTGCTCGCCGTCCGCCTGGTCAGCCGGGTGCGCGCCGTGCTCGGCGTCGACCTGACGGTGCGGCAGCTGTTCGAGACTCCGACTGTCGCGGGCCTCGCGGGCTACCTGCGGGGCGCGTCCGGGCCCAGCCGGCCCGCGCTCACCCGGCAGCCGGCCGAGCCGGACCAGATCCCGCTTTCCCACGCACAGCAACGGCTTTGGTTCCTCAACCACGTGAGCGGGCCGACCGGCACGTACAACGTGCCCTGGGCGTTCCGCGCCCGCGGCCCGCTCGACCTGGCCGCCCTGCGCGCCGCGGTCCGCGACGTGGTCACGAGGCACGAGCCGCTGCGCACGGTCTTTCCCGACGTGGCCGGTGTGCCCGCGCAGCGGCTGCTCGATCCCGGTGAGGTCACCGTGGCCGTGGTCGACGGGGACGCCGACCTGGTCTTCCGGCAGCACGCCGGGCGCGGGTTCGACCTCGCGGTGGACGCACCCCTGCGGGTGACGGTGATCGTGGTGGCACCGGATGAGCACGTCGTGCTGTTCGTGATGCACCACATCGCGGTCGACGGCTGGTCGTTGAACGTGCTCGCGCGTGACTTCGCCACCGCGTACCGGGCGCGGCTCGGCGGCAACGCGCCCGGCTGGTCCGAGCTGCCCGTCCGATACGTCGACTACACCGCCTGGCAGGACCGGCTGGACACCACCGAGGGGCTCGCCTACTGGCGGCGCGCGCTGGCCGGGTCGCCGGACACGATCGCGCTGCCCACGTCCGGGGACCGGCCGGACGCGCCGGCCGGGGAGGTCCGCCTCGCGCTCGGCACCGGTGCCCACGCCGGTCTGCAGGAGCTGGCCCGGGCGCACGGCGTGACGCTGTTCATGGTGCTGCAGGCCGCGGTCGCCGTGGTGCTCACCCGGACCGGGTCGGGCACGGACCTCCCGATCGGCACCGCCGTCGCGGGCCGTGCCGACGACGCGCTGGCCGACCTCGTCGGCTTCTTCGTCAACACCCTCGTGCTGCGCGTGGACACCTCCGGCGAGCCGTCGTTCGCCGGGTTGCTCGAGCGGGTGCGCGAGGTCGACCTCGCCGCCTACGTCCACGAGGATCTTCCGTTCGACCGGCTCGTCGAGGCGCTCAACCCGCACCGGTCGGGCACGAACCAGGCGTTGTTCCAGGTCAGCGTGGTGCTCAACGAGGGCGATCCGCTGCCCCCGCGGCTGCCCGGACTCGTCGTGACGCCCGGGCCCGAGGCGGGCCCGACGGCGAAGTTCGACCTGGCCTTCACCTTCACCGAGCGGGACGGCTTGGCGGGCCTCGTGGAATACAGCACGGGCCGCTTCGACGCCGCGACCGTCACGGTGCTGGCCGAGTGCGTGAGCGCCGTGCTCGAAGCGGTGCTGCGCGCACCGGACGTGCCGATCGGCGAGATCGACCTGCCGAGGCTGCCTGCGCGGGCTGCCGGGCCGGTGACGCGGCAGCGGACGGCCGGCCCCGAGGTGATCGCCGACCCGGAGGTGACCGAGGCGCTGCGCCGCCTGTTCGCCGACGTGCTGGAACGCGCGGACGTGGACCCGCACGACAACTTCTTCGAGCTGGGCGGCTATTCGCTCACCGCCGCCCGGCTGGTGGGCACGATCCGCCGGTCGCTGGGCACGGACGTCGCCGTACGGACCCTCTTCGAGGCGCCGACCCCGGTCGCGCTGGCCGCGCGGCTGGGTGCCGACCGCCGGACCGAACGGGCGAGCTCGCTCGAGCCCGTGTTCGCCTTGCGTGCCACCGGATCCGGAACCCCGCTGTTCTGCGTGGCCCCGGCGGCGGGCATCGGCTGGGTCTACTCCGGACTGCTGGGGTGGCTCGGGGCAGGCAACCCGGTGTTCGCGCTGCAGTCGCGAGCGCTCGGGGAACCCGCGGCGCTGGGCGAGAGCGCCGAGGAGATCGTGGCCGGTCACCTGGCGCGGATCCGGGCGGTGCGGCCGCACGGGCCGTACGCCTTGCTCGGCTGGTCGTTCGGCGGCGCGGTCGCGCACCGGCTGGCGGCCCGGCTGCAGGCCGAGGGCGAGGTGGTCGAACTCGTGTCCATTATGGATGGTTACCCGGCGCGTACCGGCCGGCCCCGGGATCCGCAAGACCCTGAGCTGATCGGCGAGCTGCTGGCCTCATTGGGGCTCGACGAGGGCTTGCCGGGACAGGATTTCGTGAAGATCGTGTCCCATGAGGACAGTCCGCTCGCCGGGCTGCCCGAGGACGTCGCGCGCCGCCTGCCGGCCGTCTTCGCCGGCAACGTCGCGGTGGCGGGCCTGCCCGACGACGCGCCGGTCTACACCGGCCCGGTGCTGTTCTTCCTGGCCACCGAGGGCCGCGACGAGACGTTCCCCGAACCGGCCGACTGGGCGCCGTACGTGGCCGGGGAGTTCGAGGTGTGCGAGGTACCGGTGGCCCACGGTGAGCTGACGTCGCCCGCCGCGCTCGCCGTGGTCGGCCCGGAACTCGCGCGGCGGCTGCGCTGA